A section of the Pseudovibrio sp. M1P-2-3 genome encodes:
- the cobW gene encoding cobalamin biosynthesis protein CobW, with protein sequence MTPSFSAAPTTKIPAVIVTGFLGAGKTTLVRNLLEKAEGKRIALIVNEFGEMGFDGSLVNGCADPKCSAEEVVELANGCICCTVADDFLPTMEMLLARNPRPDAIIIETSGLALPQPLVRAFNWPTVKPLVSVDSVVTVVDTPAVALGRVASDEEAVAEQRKADEALDHESPVEELFEDQLTCADLVVLNKADLVSDKALEEVKKSLGARLRDAVEIVPARQGDLALEVLLGRDAGAEDDMHARLSHHEAHHAEHDHHHDDDHDHDHHHHHDHSHDDFDSTVVSTGSFTNLKDIEESVAKAMAVSGVLRIKGVVRVAGKPAPVMVQAVGPRVEAWFSAGSEMQDKLVVIGLAKFDLEAVKTALKASEPV encoded by the coding sequence GCGCAACCTTCTGGAAAAAGCTGAAGGCAAGCGGATCGCGCTTATTGTGAACGAGTTTGGCGAGATGGGCTTTGATGGCTCTCTGGTGAACGGGTGCGCCGACCCCAAGTGTAGCGCCGAGGAAGTGGTAGAGCTGGCCAATGGCTGCATCTGCTGTACGGTTGCAGATGATTTCCTGCCCACAATGGAAATGCTGCTAGCACGTAACCCGCGCCCTGATGCCATTATCATTGAAACTTCAGGCCTTGCCCTGCCGCAGCCGCTTGTGCGGGCGTTCAACTGGCCTACAGTGAAGCCGCTTGTGAGCGTGGATAGCGTTGTGACAGTGGTGGATACACCTGCTGTTGCGCTTGGCCGTGTGGCCAGTGATGAAGAGGCAGTTGCCGAACAAAGAAAAGCTGATGAGGCGCTGGACCATGAAAGCCCTGTTGAAGAGCTGTTCGAGGATCAGCTCACCTGCGCTGATCTTGTCGTGTTGAACAAAGCTGATTTGGTCTCCGATAAAGCGCTTGAAGAAGTGAAAAAGAGCCTTGGTGCCAGATTGCGCGATGCAGTGGAGATTGTTCCTGCACGACAGGGCGATCTGGCTCTGGAAGTTCTGCTGGGCCGCGATGCGGGCGCGGAAGATGATATGCATGCACGCCTTTCGCACCATGAAGCCCACCATGCAGAGCATGACCACCACCATGATGATGACCACGATCATGATCACCACCATCATCACGATCATAGCCATGATGACTTTGACAGCACTGTTGTGTCCACTGGCAGTTTCACAAACCTGAAAGACATTGAGGAAAGCGTTGCCAAGGCTATGGCGGTTTCCGGAGTTTTACGGATCAAGGGTGTTGTGCGCGTTGCAGGAAAGCCCGCGCCTGTGATGGTGCAGGCCGTTGGCCCGCGTGTGGAAGCGTGGTTCTCTGCGGGAAGTGAAATGCAGGACAAGCTGGTGGTTATCGGCCTTGCAAAGTTTGATCTGGAGGCAGTGAAAACGGCCTTGAAAGCAAGTGAGCCTGTATAA